A single region of the Streptomyces sp. NBC_00236 genome encodes:
- a CDS encoding protein phosphatase 2C domain-containing protein: MIVAGAAVQGTAHLAHAQGCQDAFKVVDLGAAAVLAVADGAGGRQRSALGAHIAVDAACRILAQDVPDAADAPEAWTGWIATAGARVVEGYRRAVEGVLSAVAGPSEPVDAGALAATLAAAVVRPPWVAFLAVGDCFGTVLTHEPAGPDERCHLVLPPPPPGATETVFLSSPGAGLRLRSFALWEPRLSGVVLATDGCAALTLDHPSVHELPPHAGPLPAEQFFCGLAATLRANGGDAADLRALLSGPGAARTGDDLTVVCALTEGS, translated from the coding sequence ATGATCGTGGCGGGGGCGGCCGTCCAGGGGACCGCGCACCTGGCCCATGCCCAGGGTTGCCAGGACGCCTTCAAGGTGGTCGACCTGGGCGCGGCGGCCGTGCTCGCCGTCGCGGACGGCGCCGGCGGACGACAGCGCAGCGCGCTCGGCGCGCACATCGCGGTGGACGCCGCGTGCCGGATCCTGGCCCAGGACGTACCGGATGCGGCGGACGCCCCGGAGGCGTGGACGGGGTGGATCGCCACGGCGGGCGCCCGGGTGGTCGAGGGGTACCGGAGGGCGGTGGAGGGGGTGCTGTCGGCGGTGGCCGGCCCGTCGGAGCCGGTCGACGCGGGCGCGCTGGCCGCCACACTGGCCGCGGCCGTGGTACGGCCGCCCTGGGTGGCGTTCCTCGCGGTCGGCGACTGCTTCGGCACGGTGCTCACCCACGAGCCCGCCGGACCGGACGAGCGGTGTCATCTCGTCCTGCCACCGCCCCCTCCCGGCGCGACGGAGACCGTCTTCCTCTCCTCGCCCGGCGCCGGTCTGCGATTACGGTCGTTCGCGCTGTGGGAGCCGCGGCTCAGCGGGGTCGTGCTCGCCACTGACGGCTGCGCCGCCCTGACCCTCGATCACCCCTCCGTACATGAACTTCCTCCCCATGCGGGCCCGTTGCCCGCCGAGCAATTCTTCTGCGGTCTCGCCGCGACGCTCCGTGCCAACGGCGGGGACGCCGCAGACCTGCGGGCCCTGCTCTCCGGCCCCGGGGCCGCACGGACCGGCGACGACCTGACCGTGGTCTGTGCCCTGACGGAGGGCAGTTGA
- a CDS encoding CHAT domain-containing protein — protein sequence MSREEGGGVEGLRAWVSDAVERVKRQLPGNGDGLPSLRAQDASVAELEQLARLLDHDEALRGSVSVWQAGALTLREAAGGGTDADRERAERLLREARDRTTPLGAAVTEEDRRWAALFLMIQISPMRSQQGVTGGVLDLSGVLDWIQRVGPAGMESTAAEMSTLLNEAAQLPLPPELLGSLRQAQGLFAAPSAQGLSDLMTGMVPPGSPLADQFRQMMERMVGAMTPPAPAASSEYVWERAPKPEPEPTSQSQSQPQPQPQPQPTLTPDGLRNMVTALDAVNATTEGLEGLLASADPQAFNAHLGRLRSAQDLPLPEGLNPIAAMESIRALLLTLSPTVGGTHQDIAAGRVHMDTVIRHLESISGSLPPGVGDPAVVGRTTDICVRAMAAREREDIPALRELRAEAEALGEAAPEGSPLRFAVDGALGAVLGSLGLLTQDKAMLAQSVRHVERAMTGAKDSGLPFADEPARVRTQDFGLLHDALTGETNPVPAHVPPPPDASMEDLYSSALSLGMRFDRDRDPAVLDTRIEELERLRAGVREGKAPRVAADALWHLAESYHLRNILAKNGPDQADLGCLEAAQEALSALASDVLLQAGAEHGLLAARTGASRGVQAARMAASYGRLHEAVAALELGRALVLQGASAASAVPERLEAAGRQDLAAAWREAAGAGDGTDGAGEVPRLLPSTLRRQALDTLGYRREGGLAGTPTAAELADGLAEAGADVLLYLVAGDERMPGLVIAVGPESGLGGGALPQLADVEGGPLARYVDAAAARDLHPNDASLSHAWEEALEELCDWAFQALGPVLGGIEKRLSAADDAWEDRPLRVVLVPCGRLGIVPWHAARLPAEAAHDRLCQVAVVSCAASGSQFLRAVRRAPRDPAATPVLVADPTMSLDYADTEVTALRDAFYPHARLCGALYDMEDGELPLGTPDAVLGFLSDGASLLHVVSHGSAGIRPTVSALDLVADQNGTPAHLTVTRLLDREEQQNTADGPLVVLSACQTDLSKRDHDEALTLTTAFIAAGARDVVGSRWLAKDSGSALLMAVFHHYLAVDGLSPVDALRAAQMWMLDPHRENPGSLQGELLRESEERQGLERTALWAAFIHQGHPGPSTTDTGEGTP from the coding sequence GTGAGCCGGGAGGAAGGCGGTGGCGTCGAGGGCCTGCGGGCCTGGGTGTCGGACGCGGTCGAGCGGGTGAAGCGACAGCTCCCGGGCAACGGGGACGGCCTGCCGTCATTACGGGCCCAGGACGCCTCGGTCGCCGAACTCGAACAGCTCGCCCGGCTGCTGGACCACGACGAGGCTCTGCGGGGCTCGGTGAGCGTGTGGCAGGCGGGTGCGCTGACCCTGCGGGAGGCGGCAGGGGGCGGCACGGACGCGGACCGGGAACGGGCCGAACGGCTACTGCGGGAGGCCCGGGACCGTACGACACCGCTCGGAGCCGCCGTGACCGAGGAGGACCGGCGATGGGCGGCGCTCTTCCTGATGATCCAGATCTCTCCGATGCGGTCGCAGCAAGGGGTCACCGGAGGTGTGCTCGACCTCTCCGGCGTTCTCGACTGGATCCAGCGGGTGGGCCCCGCCGGGATGGAGTCCACGGCGGCCGAAATGAGCACGTTGTTGAACGAAGCGGCCCAGCTTCCACTGCCGCCGGAGCTGCTCGGCTCACTGCGCCAGGCACAGGGACTCTTCGCGGCTCCTTCCGCGCAGGGGCTGTCCGACCTGATGACGGGGATGGTGCCGCCCGGCTCACCGCTCGCGGATCAGTTTCGCCAGATGATGGAGCGGATGGTCGGGGCGATGACGCCTCCCGCCCCCGCCGCATCCTCGGAGTACGTGTGGGAGCGGGCCCCGAAACCGGAGCCCGAGCCCACGTCGCAGTCGCAGTCGCAGCCGCAGCCGCAGCCGCAGCCACAACCCACGCTCACGCCCGACGGTCTCCGGAACATGGTCACGGCTCTGGACGCCGTCAACGCGACTACCGAAGGGCTTGAAGGTCTCCTGGCGAGTGCCGACCCCCAGGCGTTCAACGCGCATCTCGGCAGGTTGCGTTCGGCTCAGGACCTGCCGCTCCCGGAGGGCCTGAATCCGATTGCGGCCATGGAGAGCATCAGGGCGCTGCTGCTCACCCTCAGTCCGACCGTCGGCGGCACCCACCAGGACATCGCGGCCGGCCGGGTCCATATGGACACGGTCATCCGACACCTGGAAAGCATCAGTGGATCGCTGCCCCCGGGTGTGGGCGACCCGGCCGTCGTGGGTCGCACGACGGACATCTGCGTCCGGGCGATGGCGGCCAGGGAGAGGGAGGACATTCCCGCGCTCCGCGAGCTCCGGGCCGAGGCCGAAGCGCTGGGCGAGGCCGCCCCCGAAGGTAGCCCGCTCCGGTTCGCGGTCGACGGGGCACTCGGCGCGGTACTCGGCTCGCTGGGCCTCCTGACCCAGGACAAGGCGATGCTGGCGCAGTCGGTACGTCACGTCGAGCGGGCGATGACCGGAGCCAAGGACAGCGGCCTGCCGTTCGCCGACGAGCCGGCCCGGGTCCGGACGCAGGACTTCGGCCTGCTCCACGATGCCCTCACCGGAGAGACGAACCCCGTCCCCGCCCACGTTCCCCCGCCGCCGGACGCCTCGATGGAGGACCTCTACTCCTCGGCGCTCTCCCTGGGCATGCGCTTCGACCGCGACCGTGACCCGGCCGTGCTCGACACCCGGATCGAGGAACTCGAACGGCTTCGGGCCGGCGTACGGGAGGGCAAGGCGCCGCGCGTCGCCGCCGACGCGCTGTGGCATCTTGCCGAGTCGTACCACCTGCGCAACATCCTCGCCAAAAACGGGCCGGACCAGGCGGACCTCGGCTGTCTGGAAGCCGCCCAGGAGGCGCTGTCGGCACTCGCTTCCGACGTCCTCCTCCAGGCAGGCGCCGAGCACGGGTTGCTGGCCGCCCGTACGGGGGCGAGCCGCGGCGTGCAGGCTGCGAGGATGGCGGCCTCGTACGGCAGGCTGCACGAGGCCGTGGCGGCCCTGGAGCTGGGCCGGGCGCTTGTTCTCCAGGGGGCCTCCGCCGCGTCGGCCGTGCCCGAGCGTCTGGAGGCCGCCGGGCGCCAGGATCTCGCGGCGGCCTGGCGGGAGGCGGCCGGCGCCGGCGACGGCACGGACGGGGCGGGAGAGGTTCCGAGGCTCCTGCCGAGCACGTTGCGCCGTCAGGCCCTCGACACTCTCGGCTACCGCCGGGAGGGCGGCCTGGCGGGTACGCCCACGGCGGCCGAACTGGCGGACGGGCTTGCCGAAGCGGGTGCGGACGTCCTCCTCTATCTGGTGGCCGGCGACGAACGGATGCCGGGCCTGGTGATCGCGGTGGGACCGGAGTCCGGGCTCGGCGGGGGCGCCCTGCCACAGCTCGCCGACGTCGAGGGCGGTCCGCTCGCGCGGTACGTCGACGCGGCGGCGGCACGGGACCTCCATCCGAACGACGCCTCCCTCTCCCACGCCTGGGAAGAGGCCCTGGAGGAGTTGTGCGACTGGGCCTTCCAGGCGCTCGGTCCGGTCCTCGGCGGCATCGAGAAGCGCCTGTCGGCGGCCGACGACGCGTGGGAGGATCGGCCCCTGCGCGTAGTCCTGGTCCCGTGCGGCCGCCTCGGCATCGTCCCGTGGCACGCCGCGCGCCTGCCGGCGGAGGCGGCCCACGACCGCCTCTGCCAGGTGGCGGTCGTCAGCTGTGCGGCCTCGGGCAGTCAGTTTCTGCGGGCGGTGCGACGCGCGCCCCGGGACCCGGCCGCCACCCCCGTCCTTGTGGCCGACCCGACCATGAGCCTGGACTACGCCGATACGGAGGTCACCGCGCTGCGGGATGCCTTCTATCCGCATGCCCGGCTGTGCGGCGCGCTCTACGATATGGAGGACGGCGAGCTGCCGCTCGGCACGCCCGACGCCGTCCTCGGGTTCCTCTCCGACGGCGCCTCCTTGCTCCACGTGGTCTCGCACGGTTCGGCCGGCATCCGCCCCACGGTCTCGGCCCTGGACCTGGTGGCCGACCAGAACGGCACTCCGGCCCACCTGACCGTGACGCGTCTACTCGACCGCGAGGAGCAACAGAACACCGCAGACGGGCCGTTGGTCGTCCTGAGCGCCTGCCAGACCGATCTGAGCAAGCGTGACCACGACGAGGCACTGACCCTCACCACCGCGTTCATCGCCGCCGGTGCGCGGGACGTCGTGGGCTCGCGGTGGCTGGCCAAGGACAGTGGCTCGGCGCTGCTGATGGCGGTGTTCCACCACTACCTGGCTGTCGACGGGCTGAGCCCCGTGGACGCGCTGAGAGCCGCGCAGATGTGGATGCTCGATCCGCACCGTGAGAACCCGGGCTCGCTCCAAGGTGAGCTGCTCCGGGAGTCGGAAGAACGACAAGGGCTCGAACGGACCGCGCTCTGGGCCGCCTTCATCCACCAGGGGCACCCGGGCCCGAGCACGACAGACACAGGAGAAGGGACACCATGA
- a CDS encoding peptidase C39 family protein: protein MPSPTSRRTVLTAAIAAAAGAGAASSAASASAAAPSRTRPDAPSAASSVDNRFWTTYTDWRCGSGAGTRAVAGRRAGLVIGHPLGRTDYTDPHTGTTAAWEYATWTSPVHRSTVPATEVIASWNADTPAGTWIQIELRGGYSDGTETPWYVMGRWAAGDGDIRRTSVDDQTDGKSSIWTDTFSVDDATGGLRLLSYRLRLTLYRRPGTPLTPTVWRIGAMASDIPDRFTVPASVPGLARELPVPRYSQNVHVGQYPEYDNGGEAWCSPTSSQMIIEYWGRKPSAEDLAWVKPELEDPQVCHAARFTYDNQYEGCGNWPFNAAYAATYEDMNAVVTRLGSLEDLETLVRAGIPAITSQSFLKTELTGAGYGTSGHLMTVIGFTEDGDVIANDPASPSNEAVRRVYLRREWEQIWLRTKRYDANGKVRSGTGGVCYLYWPARPTAGQRRALRSLGLA, encoded by the coding sequence ATGCCCAGTCCGACCTCACGCAGAACCGTGCTCACCGCCGCGATCGCGGCCGCGGCCGGCGCCGGAGCGGCGTCGTCCGCCGCTTCCGCGTCGGCGGCGGCTCCTTCCCGTACCCGGCCCGACGCACCTTCGGCGGCCTCATCCGTGGACAACCGTTTCTGGACGACGTACACCGACTGGCGCTGCGGCTCCGGTGCCGGAACCCGTGCCGTCGCGGGCCGCCGCGCGGGCCTGGTCATCGGGCACCCGCTCGGGCGTACCGACTACACCGACCCGCACACCGGCACCACCGCGGCGTGGGAGTACGCCACCTGGACATCGCCGGTCCACCGCTCCACCGTCCCGGCCACCGAGGTGATCGCGTCCTGGAACGCCGACACGCCCGCCGGCACCTGGATCCAGATCGAACTGCGCGGCGGCTACTCGGACGGCACGGAGACCCCCTGGTACGTCATGGGCCGCTGGGCCGCGGGCGACGGTGACATCCGCCGCACCTCCGTCGACGACCAGACCGACGGAAAGAGCTCGATCTGGACCGACACCTTCTCGGTGGACGACGCGACCGGTGGCCTGCGCCTGCTGTCGTACCGGCTGCGGCTGACCCTCTACCGCAGGCCGGGTACCCCTCTCACACCCACGGTGTGGCGCATCGGCGCGATGGCGTCGGACATCCCCGACCGCTTCACCGTGCCGGCCTCCGTCCCCGGCCTCGCCCGGGAACTGCCGGTGCCGCGCTACTCGCAGAACGTGCACGTGGGGCAGTACCCCGAGTACGACAACGGGGGCGAGGCGTGGTGCAGCCCCACCTCCTCGCAGATGATCATCGAGTACTGGGGGCGCAAGCCCTCTGCGGAGGACCTCGCCTGGGTCAAGCCGGAACTGGAGGACCCGCAGGTCTGCCACGCGGCGCGCTTCACCTACGACAACCAGTACGAGGGCTGCGGGAACTGGCCGTTCAACGCCGCCTACGCGGCGACGTACGAGGACATGAACGCCGTGGTGACCCGGCTCGGCTCGCTGGAGGACCTGGAGACCCTGGTCCGGGCCGGAATCCCGGCCATAACGTCGCAGTCGTTCCTCAAGACGGAGCTGACCGGTGCGGGCTACGGCACCTCCGGCCACCTGATGACGGTGATCGGCTTCACCGAGGACGGCGACGTGATCGCCAACGACCCGGCGTCGCCGAGCAACGAGGCCGTGCGCCGTGTCTATCTGCGGCGCGAGTGGGAGCAAATCTGGCTCCGCACCAAGCGCTACGACGCGAACGGGAAGGTCAGAAGCGGTACGGGTGGGGTCTGCTACCTCTACTGGCCCGCCAGGCCCACAGCGGGTCAGCGCCGCGCGCTGCGGTCGCTGGGCCTGGCGTGA
- a CDS encoding CHAT domain-containing protein, with protein sequence MAGDAESGGTRALRTWATEAAERGARLIGRGEDGRPVSAEEFEGPVAELSRLRDLLDHDRQMLGKVTLVLGGLLAMRHATGQGSPDDPERVRRLLDEVRDRTTAAGERMTEEDRQWAAMFLMLAAAPTGGQPTGGPQDIWPVLDRAVAAAPGQAFAEAARISGLAAEIQRMPVPAELRDGLGQIQDVLSHLSESGRSDPGALLAMLPPDLPFGDQLRSLAGLLTSVPDSPAPPGPEQSPDPGPEDEPGTAVASAWLTSLLGVQEALHTGDPETLDQLLQRLRGLHDSLSAGHDRRPEIQNMMHVVLQLAGPLGGSRTDSDEAHRHRESIVEHFTQWAADDPGAAQLTVAVRAADLLNRLLAEEETENEEEYLRLMGEFDALERSTPPGHPSHQLVQLAHGSALSSLGQRTGDTETSLRGLAQQEAALAAGVAADTGVPGTLLAAVRAAFQASRATLGQTPDLMPDPVQPDPGTSASTRYLVALTAGLRYSTTQDPADLDAAITGLEQVRGDVRQGRLPQIAAPALWQLAVNYRLRLSRTGDRADRDAATEAALESLQALAADVALQSGPDHGLLAARSGADRGVDAARWAASQGRVEEAVAALELGRSLVLQAAATSRAVPDLLERRGHHDLAEEWRAAEAGARSAGSGAGNAAVPDPLSSELPSSLRRHALEALGHREPGGVLFRTPTVDELKAGVAEADADALVYLLPGDGDAPGLAVVVGPDVGTGAGPLPLLSGDGSGPLERYLDAAASYQSQPGVPGAAQAWEEALSQLCDWAMEAVIAPVMSGIAQRLTAAEDRRRGRPGPPRIVLVPCGRLGIVPWHAARLPAAAPHDYACQIMVISYAASGRQFLNTVRRTRRDPAASPVLVADPTMTLPYVELEVAGLQQALYPEARLYGEFYEPPVEPAAAGSPEDLLDALAAGPSLLHVACHGSAGTSPTASALHLAPGADGHRDDGLLTVARLLDRPTGEQHSSADGPLVVLSACETDLTKRDHDEALTLTTAFVASGARDVVGSRWATQDSAAALMMAVFHHYVAIGDLSPVDALRAAQMWMLDPGRENPGSLSADLVDELAGGPDLHRPAAWAAFIHQGHPGPSTATGHRCR encoded by the coding sequence ATGGCGGGAGACGCGGAGAGCGGAGGAACCCGGGCGCTTCGGACCTGGGCCACCGAGGCGGCCGAGCGCGGGGCCAGGCTGATCGGGCGAGGAGAGGACGGGCGCCCGGTGTCCGCGGAGGAGTTCGAGGGTCCGGTGGCCGAGCTCTCCCGGCTGCGGGACCTCCTGGACCACGACCGGCAGATGCTCGGCAAGGTCACACTCGTCCTGGGAGGCCTCCTCGCCATGCGGCACGCCACCGGGCAGGGCTCACCGGACGACCCGGAACGGGTCCGGCGTCTGCTGGACGAGGTGCGGGACCGTACGACGGCCGCCGGGGAGCGGATGACGGAGGAGGACAGGCAGTGGGCGGCGATGTTCCTGATGCTCGCGGCGGCGCCCACCGGGGGCCAGCCGACCGGAGGGCCCCAGGACATCTGGCCCGTCCTCGACCGTGCCGTGGCGGCGGCGCCGGGCCAGGCCTTCGCCGAGGCGGCGCGGATCTCGGGACTGGCCGCCGAGATCCAGCGGATGCCGGTGCCTGCGGAACTCCGGGACGGGTTGGGGCAGATACAGGACGTTCTGTCCCACCTGTCGGAGAGCGGCCGCTCCGACCCCGGGGCGCTGCTGGCCATGCTGCCTCCCGACCTGCCGTTCGGTGATCAGCTGCGGTCTCTGGCCGGCCTGCTGACGTCCGTACCCGACTCCCCCGCCCCGCCGGGCCCGGAGCAGAGCCCCGACCCCGGGCCGGAGGACGAACCCGGCACCGCCGTCGCGAGCGCGTGGCTGACCTCTCTGCTCGGCGTACAGGAGGCCCTGCACACCGGTGACCCCGAGACCCTCGACCAGCTTCTCCAGCGCCTCCGCGGACTTCACGACAGCTTGTCGGCAGGGCATGACCGGCGACCCGAGATCCAGAACATGATGCACGTGGTGCTCCAGTTGGCGGGGCCGCTCGGAGGCAGCCGGACGGACAGCGACGAGGCCCATCGGCACAGGGAGTCGATCGTCGAGCACTTCACGCAGTGGGCGGCCGACGATCCCGGAGCCGCCCAGCTGACCGTCGCGGTCCGCGCCGCCGACCTGCTCAACAGACTGCTGGCGGAGGAGGAGACGGAGAACGAGGAGGAGTACCTGCGGCTGATGGGCGAATTCGACGCACTCGAACGTTCCACGCCCCCCGGCCATCCCTCCCACCAGCTCGTGCAGCTGGCCCACGGCAGCGCGCTCAGCTCGCTCGGCCAGCGCACCGGCGACACGGAGACTTCCCTGCGCGGTCTGGCACAGCAGGAGGCGGCCCTCGCGGCCGGGGTCGCGGCGGACACCGGGGTTCCCGGGACACTGCTCGCGGCGGTCCGCGCGGCGTTCCAGGCCTCGCGGGCGACGCTCGGCCAGACCCCGGACCTGATGCCCGACCCCGTGCAGCCGGACCCGGGCACCTCGGCGAGCACCCGCTATCTGGTCGCCCTCACGGCGGGTCTCCGGTACTCCACCACCCAGGACCCCGCCGATCTGGACGCCGCCATCACCGGACTGGAACAGGTCCGCGGTGATGTCCGGCAGGGCCGGTTGCCGCAGATCGCCGCCCCCGCCCTGTGGCAGCTCGCGGTGAACTACCGTCTCCGCCTGAGCCGTACCGGGGACCGGGCCGACCGGGACGCCGCCACGGAGGCGGCCCTGGAATCGCTCCAGGCGCTCGCCGCCGACGTGGCACTCCAATCGGGCCCGGACCACGGCCTTCTGGCGGCCCGCTCCGGCGCCGACCGCGGGGTGGACGCCGCCAGATGGGCGGCCTCGCAGGGCCGCGTCGAGGAGGCGGTGGCCGCGCTGGAACTGGGCCGGTCCCTGGTCCTCCAGGCGGCGGCCACCTCACGGGCCGTGCCCGACCTGCTGGAGCGCCGCGGCCATCACGACCTCGCGGAGGAATGGCGCGCGGCGGAGGCCGGAGCCCGAAGTGCCGGCTCCGGAGCCGGCAACGCCGCGGTGCCCGACCCGCTCTCCAGCGAACTGCCCAGTTCACTGCGGCGCCACGCCCTGGAGGCCCTGGGCCACCGGGAGCCGGGCGGGGTCCTCTTCCGCACACCCACGGTCGACGAGCTCAAGGCCGGGGTGGCCGAGGCCGACGCCGACGCGCTCGTCTACCTGCTCCCCGGCGACGGCGATGCGCCGGGGCTCGCTGTCGTCGTAGGACCTGACGTCGGTACGGGAGCGGGGCCGTTGCCCCTCCTGTCCGGTGACGGGAGCGGCCCTCTGGAGCGGTACCTCGACGCGGCAGCCTCGTACCAGTCGCAGCCCGGCGTCCCCGGAGCCGCGCAGGCGTGGGAGGAGGCGTTGTCCCAGCTCTGCGACTGGGCGATGGAGGCGGTGATCGCCCCTGTCATGAGTGGCATCGCGCAGCGGCTCACCGCCGCCGAGGACCGGCGCAGGGGCCGCCCCGGGCCGCCCAGGATCGTACTGGTGCCCTGCGGCCGCCTCGGGATCGTTCCCTGGCACGCGGCCCGGCTTCCGGCGGCGGCACCGCACGATTACGCCTGCCAGATCATGGTCATCAGCTACGCGGCCTCCGGCCGTCAGTTCCTGAACACGGTCCGGCGCACCCGGCGTGACCCTGCCGCCTCTCCCGTCCTGGTGGCCGACCCCACCATGACCCTGCCGTATGTGGAGTTGGAGGTGGCGGGGCTTCAGCAGGCCCTGTATCCCGAGGCGCGTCTGTACGGGGAGTTCTACGAACCGCCCGTAGAGCCGGCGGCGGCCGGATCTCCCGAGGATCTCCTCGACGCCCTGGCCGCCGGCCCGTCCCTGCTCCATGTGGCGTGCCACGGTTCGGCCGGCACCAGCCCGACCGCGTCCGCGCTGCACCTGGCGCCCGGGGCGGATGGGCACCGGGACGACGGACTGCTGACCGTCGCGCGGCTGCTCGACCGTCCGACGGGTGAACAGCACTCCTCCGCCGACGGGCCGTTGGTCGTGCTCAGCGCCTGCGAGACGGACCTCACCAAGCGCGACCACGACGAGGCGCTCACCCTCACGACGGCCTTCGTGGCGAGCGGTGCGCGGGACGTGGTGGGATCCCGTTGGGCCACCCAGGACTCGGCCGCGGCGCTCATGATGGCCGTGTTCCACCACTACGTGGCGATCGGGGATCTGAGCCCCGTCGACGCGCTTCGGGCCGCGCAGATGTGGATGCTCGACCCGGGCCGCGAGAATCCGGGGTCGCTCAGCGCCGACCTGGTCGACGAACTGGCCGGCGGCCCGGACCTGCACCGCCCGGCGGCCTGGGCCGCATTCATCCACCAGGGCCATCCGGGACCGTCCACCGCCACGGGGCACAGGTGCCGCTGA
- a CDS encoding RES family NAD+ phosphorylase: MRNSLPVFTFFPMIEDELDPNLEVIPAGTELWRVHKSKYRPTQFNPTLADLHFRGGRFEGTVLDPYRSLYVADSALTAVAESVLRSVPWTGKRRKVLYAAVAGRSLSVLRTTRELTLVSLIEEKDLAAVHRTASLLDDESSYPTARRWTSEIRAQAPGAMGMVWQSRRNRPRHSMLLFHDRFEDCACEALEVLPERGIADLGCPEGVDEVNRLLEPLKAEVSKPLSW; encoded by the coding sequence ATGAGGAATTCCCTGCCGGTGTTCACGTTCTTCCCCATGATCGAGGACGAACTGGACCCCAACCTCGAGGTGATCCCGGCCGGCACGGAGCTGTGGCGGGTGCACAAGTCCAAGTACAGGCCGACCCAGTTCAACCCGACGCTCGCGGACCTCCATTTCAGGGGTGGCCGCTTCGAGGGCACGGTGCTGGACCCGTACCGCAGTCTGTACGTGGCCGACAGCGCCCTGACGGCCGTCGCGGAGAGTGTGCTGCGCTCGGTGCCCTGGACCGGCAAGAGGCGGAAAGTCCTCTACGCCGCCGTCGCCGGACGGTCACTGAGCGTGCTGCGTACCACCCGCGAGTTGACCCTGGTTTCGCTGATCGAGGAGAAGGACCTGGCCGCCGTCCATCGGACTGCCAGCCTCTTGGACGACGAGAGCAGCTACCCCACGGCACGGCGTTGGACGAGCGAGATCCGTGCTCAGGCGCCGGGCGCCATGGGGATGGTCTGGCAGTCCCGCCGGAACCGGCCCAGGCACTCCATGCTGCTCTTCCACGATCGTTTCGAGGACTGCGCCTGCGAAGCACTGGAGGTGTTGCCGGAACGGGGGATCGCGGACCTCGGCTGCCCCGAGGGCGTCGACGAGGTGAACCGGCTCCTCGAGCCGCTCAAGGCGGAGGTGTCGAAGCCCCTCTCGTGGTGA
- a CDS encoding vWA domain-containing protein: MSEYGFGLAQGYDERQPVVLLLDTSASMGRPVGNPRIDELGEALVRWFDGVRAEPRLRARVEVCLITFDSRVRVFDPDRDRLVPVEDAAPDRLFVPVDRMRPPRLEASGLTRMTDAVETALDFARSRHRALQEQQVQVRRPFLWVLTDGAPSDANGEAMDPAALAGTAEMVRRGEERGECVLQAIGVSGADLELLRVLTPKGALMLEGLDFGRILDLLFESSDVVGASQAADEIHGRVADRVERQRRMRLLEEKVQ; encoded by the coding sequence ATGAGTGAGTACGGCTTCGGGCTTGCGCAGGGGTACGACGAGCGGCAGCCCGTCGTCCTGCTGCTCGACACCTCGGCCTCCATGGGGCGCCCGGTCGGGAACCCCCGGATCGACGAGCTCGGTGAGGCGCTGGTCCGCTGGTTCGATGGAGTGCGGGCGGAACCGAGGCTGCGCGCGCGGGTGGAGGTGTGCCTGATCACCTTCGACTCGCGGGTCAGGGTCTTCGACCCGGACCGGGACCGGCTGGTGCCTGTGGAGGACGCCGCCCCGGACCGGCTCTTCGTACCGGTGGACCGGATGCGCCCGCCCCGGCTGGAGGCATCCGGACTCACCCGGATGACGGACGCCGTCGAGACGGCGCTCGACTTCGCGCGCTCGCGCCATCGGGCCTTGCAGGAACAACAGGTGCAGGTGCGCAGGCCGTTCCTCTGGGTGCTGACGGACGGCGCGCCGAGCGACGCGAACGGGGAGGCGATGGACCCCGCCGCTCTGGCCGGTACAGCGGAGATGGTGCGACGCGGCGAGGAGCGGGGCGAGTGTGTGCTCCAGGCGATCGGCGTGAGTGGCGCGGATCTGGAGCTGCTGCGGGTCCTGACGCCCAAGGGAGCGCTGATGCTGGAGGGCCTGGACTTCGGGCGGATCCTCGACCTGCTGTTCGAGAGCTCGGACGTGGTCGGGGCGAGTCAGGCCGCCGACGAGATCCACGGGAGGGTGGCCGACCGCGTGGAGCGGCAGCGGCGCATGCGACTCCTTGAGGAGAAGGTCCAATGA